In Ancalomicrobiaceae bacterium S20, the following proteins share a genomic window:
- a CDS encoding SRPBCC family protein yields the protein MTRTDDSRDLVLERVLDTTPDKAFRCWTDPSLVPHWFCPPPWKAVRAVFDVRSGGTSEVEMHGPEGQVFVNRGLFLEVVPNRKLVFTDAYVDAWTPSERPFMTGILTFDDLGDGRTRYVARVRHWSEDARREHEQMGFHQGWGIATDQMVALARTL from the coding sequence ATGACCCGAACCGACGACAGCCGCGATCTGGTGCTGGAGCGCGTCCTCGACACCACGCCGGACAAGGCGTTCCGGTGCTGGACCGATCCGAGCCTCGTGCCGCACTGGTTCTGCCCGCCGCCCTGGAAGGCGGTGCGGGCGGTCTTCGACGTCCGCTCCGGCGGGACGAGCGAAGTCGAGATGCACGGGCCCGAAGGCCAGGTCTTCGTGAACCGCGGCCTCTTTCTCGAGGTGGTGCCGAACCGCAAACTCGTGTTCACCGACGCCTATGTCGACGCCTGGACGCCGTCGGAGCGGCCGTTCATGACCGGTATTCTCACGTTCGATGACCTCGGCGACGGCCGTACCCGGTACGTCGCACGCGTCCGGCACTGGAGCGAGGACGCGCGGCGGGAACACGAGCAGATGGGCTTCCATCAGGGCTGGGGCATCGCCACCGACCAGATGGTCGCGCTCGCCCGGACGCTCTGA
- a CDS encoding VOC family protein, with protein sequence MTEDLKPNYPIGPLTPHLVCDGADAAMDFYRAAFGGEVLFRLAGPDGRIMNACMRINGGTIMLVDEFPEMCSSPRALKGSPVSLHLMVDDVDAWTARAVEAGAKVIMPVDDMFWGDRYGLIEDPFGHRWSIATPQRRLSQAEIEAGMHEAIRRHMQANPA encoded by the coding sequence ATGACGGAAGACCTGAAGCCGAATTACCCGATCGGACCTCTGACCCCGCATCTCGTCTGCGACGGCGCCGATGCCGCCATGGACTTCTACCGGGCCGCCTTCGGCGGTGAGGTGCTGTTCCGCCTGGCCGGCCCCGACGGGCGGATCATGAACGCCTGTATGCGCATCAACGGCGGGACGATCATGCTGGTCGACGAGTTCCCCGAGATGTGCAGCTCGCCGCGGGCGCTGAAGGGGAGCCCGGTCTCCCTCCATCTGATGGTCGACGACGTCGATGCGTGGACCGCGCGCGCCGTCGAGGCCGGCGCAAAGGTGATCATGCCGGTCGACGACATGTTCTGGGGCGACCGCTACGGCCTGATCGAGGACCCGTTCGGCCATCGCTGGTCGATCGCCACGCCGCAGCGCCGGCTGTCGCAGGCGGAGATCGAAGCGGGCATGCACGAGGCGATCCGGCGCCATATGCAAGCGAATCCGGCCTGA
- a CDS encoding multicopper oxidase domain-containing protein, with protein MTLSIDRRTLLRTALLGAATASIFPLAIPAAQAADTRRLRVVSRTLDIDGRAAKVFGLIGPDERPGLSFDAGATFDVALENQLGEPTLIHWHGLTPPWVQDGVPDMPAPLLGPGETRAYAFPVGAGGTHWMHAHTLQEQNLLAAPLIVRRPDERAADEQEVVVLLHDFAFRTAEEILADLRKPGAGMAHGAMGQGTMDHGGMNHAGMAGHSMASHAMSGHAMAGHDMAGHGAPGQAGPGQAGSGHAGSGHAMAGSATSGAMAMDLNDIDYDAYLANDRTLGDPQVTRVERGARVRLRIINGATSTAFTIDTGALDAVAVAVDGQPVAPLPGRRFGLTMGQRIDLRLAIPKEGGAFPILALREGAVERTGIVLATPGAAVKRVAATGTVKGPVLDLTQEAALKPIAPLAARRPDRRFTVDLTGTMAGYAWSMALAGTTEAALHVRKGERVEITMRNASMMAHPMHLHGHHFQVVAIDGKPVAGAVRDTLLVPPMRSVTVAVDAENPGKWAFHCHHLYHMATGMMGALVYDDLG; from the coding sequence ATGACCCTTTCGATCGATCGCAGAACCCTGCTGCGGACCGCGCTGCTCGGCGCTGCCACCGCCAGCATCTTCCCGTTGGCGATTCCAGCCGCGCAGGCCGCGGACACCCGCCGCCTTCGCGTGGTCTCCCGCACGCTCGACATCGACGGCCGCGCGGCCAAGGTGTTCGGTCTCATCGGCCCGGACGAGCGGCCCGGCCTGAGCTTCGATGCCGGCGCGACCTTCGACGTCGCACTCGAAAACCAGCTCGGCGAGCCGACGCTGATCCACTGGCATGGCCTGACGCCGCCCTGGGTGCAGGACGGCGTCCCCGACATGCCTGCACCGCTGCTCGGCCCCGGCGAAACGCGCGCCTACGCCTTCCCGGTCGGCGCGGGCGGCACGCACTGGATGCATGCCCATACGCTCCAGGAGCAGAACCTGCTCGCCGCGCCGCTGATCGTGCGCCGGCCGGACGAGCGCGCCGCCGACGAGCAGGAGGTCGTCGTCCTGCTGCACGATTTCGCGTTCCGCACGGCCGAGGAGATCCTCGCCGACCTGCGCAAGCCCGGAGCGGGCATGGCGCATGGCGCCATGGGCCAGGGCACGATGGATCATGGGGGTATGAACCACGCGGGCATGGCCGGTCATTCCATGGCCAGTCATGCCATGTCAGGCCATGCCATGGCGGGACACGATATGGCCGGCCACGGCGCGCCGGGCCAAGCGGGACCGGGCCAAGCTGGATCGGGGCATGCCGGCTCCGGCCATGCGATGGCCGGGAGCGCGACGTCCGGCGCCATGGCGATGGATCTCAACGACATCGACTACGACGCCTATCTCGCCAACGACCGCACGCTTGGCGACCCGCAGGTGACGCGTGTCGAGCGCGGCGCCCGGGTGCGGCTCAGGATCATCAACGGCGCGACCTCGACGGCTTTCACGATCGATACCGGCGCACTCGACGCGGTCGCGGTGGCGGTCGACGGCCAGCCGGTCGCGCCGCTGCCCGGTCGCCGCTTCGGCCTGACCATGGGCCAGCGCATCGATCTTCGGCTCGCGATCCCGAAGGAGGGCGGCGCCTTCCCGATCCTGGCCCTGCGCGAAGGCGCGGTCGAGCGCACCGGCATCGTGCTCGCCACGCCGGGCGCGGCGGTGAAACGGGTGGCCGCCACCGGCACGGTCAAGGGTCCGGTGCTCGATCTCACCCAGGAAGCGGCCTTGAAGCCGATCGCACCGCTCGCGGCCCGTCGGCCCGATCGCCGCTTCACCGTCGACCTGACCGGTACGATGGCGGGCTATGCGTGGAGCATGGCGCTCGCGGGTACGACGGAAGCCGCGCTGCATGTGCGCAAGGGCGAGCGTGTCGAGATCACCATGCGCAACGCCTCGATGATGGCCCACCCGATGCACCTGCACGGGCACCATTTCCAGGTCGTGGCGATCGATGGCAAGCCGGTCGCCGGCGCCGTGCGCGACACCTTGCTGGTGCCACCGATGCGTTCGGTGACGGTGGCGGTCGATGCGGAAAACCCCGGCAAATGGGCCTTCCACTGCCACCACCTCTACCATATGGCGACCGGCATGATGGGCGCCTTGGTCTACGACGACCTCGGCTGA
- a CDS encoding DUF1003 domain-containing protein has translation MSHAQEPRPTPPRPRGRSGAEPTRPEAPPERLAPVLDRNIEALRERRAREAAASGAQERLAEIITRFSGSMAFVYIHAAFVATWVAINLGWVPGLPRFDETFVILATAASVEAIFLSTFVLISQNRAAAAADRRAELDLQINLLAEHEITQLVALTRAIAARLEIGEAADPALDHAERDVAPEAVLAEIERRGTQDDKKT, from the coding sequence ATGAGCCATGCGCAGGAGCCGCGCCCGACGCCGCCACGTCCGCGCGGCCGGTCGGGCGCCGAGCCGACCCGGCCGGAGGCGCCGCCGGAGCGGTTGGCGCCGGTCCTGGACCGGAACATCGAGGCACTGCGGGAGCGTCGGGCGCGCGAGGCGGCGGCCTCGGGGGCGCAGGAACGGCTCGCCGAGATCATCACCCGGTTCAGCGGCAGCATGGCCTTCGTCTATATCCATGCGGCCTTCGTCGCGACCTGGGTGGCGATCAACCTCGGCTGGGTGCCGGGGCTCCCACGCTTCGACGAAACCTTCGTCATCCTGGCGACGGCCGCCTCGGTCGAGGCGATCTTCCTGTCGACCTTCGTGCTGATTTCGCAGAACCGCGCCGCCGCGGCGGCCGACCGCCGCGCCGAGCTCGACCTGCAAATCAACCTGCTCGCCGAACACGAGATCACGCAGCTGGTCGCACTGACGCGGGCGATCGCCGCGCGTCTGGAGATCGGCGAGGCCGCCGATCCGGCGCTCGACCATGCGGAACGCGACGTCGCGCCGGAGGCGGTCCTGGCCGAGATCGAACGACGCGGGACGCAGGACGACAAGAAGACCTGA
- a CDS encoding VOC family protein codes for MAEFATVSTCLWFESRGEEAARFYVSLLPNSRIEAILRDPRDDRALVVYFVLGGTPYQILNGGPNFTLDEAASISVMTDNQVETDRLWAALTADGGKEVQCGWLKDKFGVSWQIVPKVVPRLFLSEDRAAAGRAFQAMMTMVKIDAAAVEAAYESP; via the coding sequence ATGGCCGAATTCGCGACTGTCTCGACCTGTCTGTGGTTCGAATCGCGCGGCGAGGAAGCCGCTCGGTTCTACGTCTCGCTGCTGCCGAACTCGCGCATCGAGGCGATCCTGCGCGATCCGCGCGACGACCGGGCGCTGGTCGTCTACTTCGTCCTCGGCGGCACGCCCTATCAGATCCTGAACGGCGGCCCCAACTTCACGCTCGACGAGGCCGCCTCGATCTCGGTCATGACCGACAATCAGGTCGAGACCGACCGGCTGTGGGCCGCTCTGACCGCCGACGGCGGCAAGGAAGTCCAGTGCGGCTGGCTCAAGGACAAGTTCGGCGTGTCTTGGCAGATCGTGCCCAAGGTCGTGCCGCGGCTCTTCCTGTCCGAGGATCGCGCCGCCGCCGGCCGGGCGTTCCAGGCCATGATGACCATGGTGAAAATCGACGCAGCGGCCGTCGAGGCGGCCTACGAATCGCCCTGA
- a CDS encoding TetR/AcrR family transcriptional regulator — protein sequence MTKTSAREKLLDAALGVIRAQGYAATSVDDLCRAAGVTKGAFFHHFASKEALAVAAADHFNAMADGLFGAAPFRALEDPLARFKGYVAFRKAIIAGDPATFSCLLGTMVQEAFASSPAIRDACGRNIGAHASGIATDIVAAKALHAPVADWDADSLALFTQAVLQGAFVLAKAKGDPQVAVDCVAHLERYVDLLFAAGATKAPAAVDPTATNRSAVPNQEEAP from the coding sequence GTGACCAAGACGTCCGCCCGCGAAAAACTGCTCGATGCCGCGCTCGGCGTCATCCGCGCCCAGGGCTACGCCGCGACCAGCGTCGACGACCTGTGCCGGGCGGCGGGCGTCACCAAGGGAGCGTTCTTCCATCACTTCGCCAGCAAGGAAGCGCTGGCGGTGGCGGCGGCCGATCATTTCAACGCCATGGCCGACGGATTGTTCGGCGCGGCACCGTTCCGCGCGCTCGAGGACCCGCTCGCGCGGTTCAAGGGCTATGTGGCGTTTCGCAAGGCGATCATCGCCGGCGACCCGGCGACGTTCAGCTGCCTGCTTGGCACGATGGTGCAGGAGGCCTTCGCCTCCAGCCCGGCGATCCGCGACGCTTGCGGCCGCAACATCGGCGCCCATGCCAGCGGCATCGCGACCGACATCGTCGCCGCCAAGGCGCTGCATGCGCCGGTGGCCGACTGGGACGCCGACAGTCTGGCACTCTTCACACAGGCCGTGCTGCAGGGCGCTTTCGTGCTCGCCAAGGCCAAGGGCGACCCACAGGTCGCCGTCGACTGCGTCGCGCATCTGGAGCGCTACGTCGACCTGCTGTTCGCAGCGGGAGCAACCAAGGCCCCGGCCGCCGTCGATCCGACGGCGACGAACCGGTCGGCCGTCCCAAACCAGGAGGAAGCGCCATGA